The following DNA comes from Candidatus Atribacteria bacterium ADurb.Bin276.
CTAACAATATCCACTTTGAACCTTTAGTCGTTCAAACTGCCAGCTTTGGAGCTGACAATACCATGTCACCGGTTCTCAATGCTATATTAGCGGTAATGTTGGATGAAGCAGATCCCAAGGAAGCTCTGGATTTAGCAGTGAGCGAAATAAATGCTATTTTTTAAGTGCGAGTTCTTTGATTTAAGTTAAAATGGATTATTGGGGGGTTGAAATGGATATTCTTCAGCCCCCCAATAATGATAAGATAAGAATAATCAAGCAAAATTTTAGTTTTCGTTCTTCCTATATAGGAGGAGAGATATTGACAAAAAGTATAGGGAAGAAAAATGAACAATCAATCCTTATCTAAAAAGAAGAATATTCTGCCGAAAATTGTAGAATCTCCATTTCTTTATTTAGCTCCTTATTTTGCCCTATTTTTTCTCTTCAAACTTGGCCCGATTGTTTCGAACTTTTTTGTGAGTTTATACGAACTTGATATTGTTGGTTCGGGGCAGTATGTCGGGATTAAAAATTATAGTCGCTTAGTTGCAGATAAACTGTTTTGGATTGCATTAAAAAATACCTTTTATTATTTAGCCTTAGTCGGGCCAATCAATGTTATTGGAGGTTTTTTTATTGCTTTGCTTTTAAACAAACCTCTCCGGGGGAGAGCCATAGCTCGGGCAGCAGTTTTTATGCCTTATATCATTATGGTTACAGTTGTCGGTGCTTTATGGAGATGGATTTTGGAAGGAAATTATGGAATTTTAAACCATTATCTGCAAATGATATTAAAAATTGAACCAATTTACTGGCTCACGTCATCTTCAACGGCAATGTTGGGAGTTGTAATGGCTTCGGTCTGGTGGACGATTGGATACAATACAGTGATATTTCTGGCAGGGCTTCAAGATGTTCCCCGAGAACTAATGGAAGCTGCCGAAATCGATGGAGCAGGCTCCTTTCGAAGATTAATTCATGTTATTATTCCTTGTCTTCGTTCA
Coding sequences within:
- the lacF_7 gene encoding Lactose transport system permease protein LacF, whose protein sequence is MNNQSLSKKKNILPKIVESPFLYLAPYFALFFLFKLGPIVSNFFVSLYELDIVGSGQYVGIKNYSRLVADKLFWIALKNTFYYLALVGPINVIGGFFIALLLNKPLRGRAIARAAVFMPYIIMVTVVGALWRWILEGNYGILNHYLQMILKIEPIYWLTSSSTAMLGVVMASVWWTIGYNTVIFLAGLQDVPRELMEAAEIDGAGSFRRLIHVIIPCLRSTTFFVVLTTIIYSLQVFGQVYTMTGGGPRYSTLVLVQHLYINGFRLFKLGYSSTISVVLFIVIFLISMGIFRVNKQTLS